The DNA window TGGAACATATTGAGATCACAATTAAACCCGCGTTCACCTATGCAGAATTCGGGATTATCTCTCTAATCGTCTCTATCATGATATTCGCCGCCGCAGTCTCTATTTTTAAGTATAGAAGTCGCATGAAAATTCACATGCTTCTTCTGATCAATTTACATCCGTTGCTGAATGGTGTTTTTGTAACCTTTACATTCATAAGTTTAGCTGGAATTTCCGCAAGTTTGGGGAAGTTTTTTACCCACGTTTTCTCTTGTCTCGTTGGAGCTTTAGTGATCGTTTATTTCGTAACCTCTTTCATGGCAAGTGTTCGCGTTTATTTGAAATAACCCTTTTCCAAAAGTGAAACCCTTGTCAAGATGAGCTGTTTCAATATCTCTCAAAGCTTTTCCACGAATTCTCTTTGCCTCCCTTCAAGCTCTGGCAGAAAAATTTCTATTCCAACAACCTCGCTTTTTTCGTCTAAAAAAAATAAGGTTTGAGAGATAACGGTTTCAGTAGAGTTTGATCCAGACGTCAATGCTATGTTTATGATATCCAAAAGGGGGAAAATTGCAGAACTAAATCCTTTAGCCAATGGTTTTAGGAAGTCGTCACAAAAGAAGAATTCGAGCGCCAGTTTAAGGATCTAACTAAAAAACAAACCACTATCTAAAGGACTTGCTCGGTATCTGTGCTCATTTGTGGATGCTTTTCTTGCAGCAACAAATACGTCAAAATCTCACAGAACTCATGCCAAATCTTCCCACATTCCAGCCCTAACACTTTCCAGATCCAGCTTGAACAGGCTATTCTGAAGGAAGCAAAAATGAGATTAGAAATAATGCAGAACGCACATCTGCTGGTTGGTAGTAGCCCCGCCCGGATTCGAACCGGGGTCGCGGGATCCAGAGTCCCGCAGGATTGACCACTACCCTACGGGGCTTTAATTACTTCTTGCCCGCAATATGTTTATGAAAGTTACGCTACGACCACCTCAACTTAATCCCATATTGTGAGACAACTCCTTCAATTTGAGAAAAGTTTATAAACTCAAGATCAAACTCTTTTCCAATGATCGAAGACGTTTACAAGGAAGCAAGACGCGGAGTGTACATGAGAAGAAGAGAGATCGAAAAGATGAAAAATAAGAGATTCAGGGCTATTGTTAGATACGCTTTCTGGAGATCGCCGTTGTACAGAAAAAAGTTCAAAGAAGCAAAGGTTGACGTGGACAAGATTAGAACGGTAGAGGACATTGCAAAGCTTCCGTTCACAACTAAGCAGGAGTTGAGAGAGAGCTATCCGTTGAAAGCTGCTGCTGTTCCCAAAGAGGAAATCGTAAGAATTCAGATGAGCGGAGGCACCACCGGACAGCCGGTAATAATACCTTACACTAGAAAGGACGTTGAGCAGTGGAAAGAGATGATGCTTAGGGCATTTTACTTAGCTGGAATAACGAGCGAAGACATCATTCAAATAACTCCGGCTTTCGGTTTGTGGAACGGAGGGTTCGGTTTTCACTTTGCAGCCGATGCCATAAACGCGTTCGTCATTCCAATAGGTCCGGGAAACACGAGAAATCAGGTGAGATTCATGAAGGATTTCGGCACAACCGTTCTTTGCGCCACCGCAAGCTACCCTCTGAGAATTGCCGAAGTTGCAAATGAGATGGGAATCGATGTGGCTGAGCTGCCAGTTAGAAAGCTCATCCTCGGAGCCGAACCTTGGAGCGACGAGATGAGGAGAGAAATAGAAAGGATCTTCGACGCGAGAACCTACGACATCCCCGGGCTCACGGAGATGGGAGGGGTCGGAACGGTAGGTTTCGAATGTCCGGAAAGGAGCGGCTTGCACATGTGGGAGGATCAGTACGTAGTGGAGATCGTCGATCCAGAGACAGGAGAAGTGCTCGAAGAGGGGGAAGAGGGTGAGGTTGTTTACACGTCCCTCAACAGAGAGGCTATGCCCCTAATAAGATACAGAAGCGGCGAGGTGAGCGAAGCTCTTGGAGTTGGGTGTGAGTGCGGAATAGAGCACATGAAAATCAAAAGGATTAGAGGGAGAGTCGATGACATGGTAATTTATAAAGGAGCGAAGTTCTATCCGAGCGATATCGAGAGAATCTTAGCTAACTACGGAATCCTCCACTACAAGATAGAGGTTGGAAACGGAAAAATAAGAGTTATTTACGAATCGGAAAAGGACTTCAGCGGAGAAATTTTGAAGGACATTCGAGAGTTTCTCGGATTCCAGCCGGAAGTTGTCAGGGTTGATGTCGGAAAGATTGAAAGGTTTGAGGGTAAAGCTAAAAGGTTGGTGAGGGTATGATTTTAGGAGTTATCTACGCTTTGAGCGTAGTTTTAATGGTAGCCGGAGTCCTCATCGCGAGGAGGATGAGAGTTTGATAGTGGAAGCCGTTTTCGTATCATACTTAATTTTGATGTTCGTTATAGGACTCGCGGAGTACAGAAGAACTAAGGGAACCCTCGACTACTACTTAGCCGGAAAACAGCTCGGAGTTTTCCTCGTGAGCTTTTCCTTCTTCGCCACGTACTTCTCAACAGCCGCCTTCCTCGGAGGTGGAGGATTCGGTTACGTAGCCGGATTTCAGTGGTCGGCCTTTCTCACTTTCTTCCACATTCTATTCGCAATTCTCGCATGGGTTTTAATCGCTCCGAAGCTTAAGGAAATAGCCGACAAGCACGGAGCTTTAACGATCCCAGAGATTTTCGGAGCCAAGTACGGAGAGGCTGCAAGAGTAATCTCAGCTCTCACGATAATTATTTTCTTCTCCTTTTACATGGTCTCGATTTACAAGGGAGCGGGAAACCTCCTTCAGGTTATGATGAACCTCAGCTACGTGGAAGGACTGGCTATAACAGCCTTAATCGTCGTTTTCTACACTGCCCTCGGAGGATTTAGAGCTGTCGTCGTCACCGATTTAATTCAGGGCGTGCTAACTTTTCTCGGCGGAATCGCTCTTTTCTCAACCCTCATGATAGTCTTAGGAGGCTTTGAGGCTGTAGAAAAGCTGAAAACCGTTGAGACGTTTGCCGGGAGTGGAGAGTTGCTTTTCGAAATAGGGAAGCTCGCTCCTCCGCCAGTTATGAAAGCGGGGATGGTTCTGCCCTTTATTCTCAGCTTAACTTTTGCTATAAGCATCGCCCAGCTCTCAAGCCCTCAACTTGTTGTCAGATTTATAGCGGCGAGGGATCAAAGAGTTATTCGAGGAGGTATGCTTCTTACTCCAGTAATTATAGGGTTGTTCGCGATGTGCGTCTTCAGCATCGGTCCCTTTGCTTGGTTAATAGTTCCTAAAGAAGAGAGTCTAAAATTCCTAAAGAACCCGGACTTAGTAGTTCCTTACATAGCGATGAAGCTTTTTCCAGCTGGAGTAAACGCTTTGCTTTTAACAGCGATAATAGCTGCGGCGATGTCCACGATAAATTCCCTCCTCCACATGATGGCGACGTCCTTTGCAAGAGACGTAATTAAGAAGGACAGCCTTACTCTTACGAGAGCTCTCGTCGTTCTCTTCGCCTTAATTCCTCTGATAATTGCAGTA is part of the Ferroglobus placidus DSM 10642 genome and encodes:
- a CDS encoding sodium/proline symporter — protein: MEAVFVSYLILMFVIGLAEYRRTKGTLDYYLAGKQLGVFLVSFSFFATYFSTAAFLGGGGFGYVAGFQWSAFLTFFHILFAILAWVLIAPKLKEIADKHGALTIPEIFGAKYGEAARVISALTIIIFFSFYMVSIYKGAGNLLQVMMNLSYVEGLAITALIVVFYTALGGFRAVVVTDLIQGVLTFLGGIALFSTLMIVLGGFEAVEKLKTVETFAGSGELLFEIGKLAPPPVMKAGMVLPFILSLTFAISIAQLSSPQLVVRFIAARDQRVIRGGMLLTPVIIGLFAMCVFSIGPFAWLIVPKEESLKFLKNPDLVVPYIAMKLFPAGVNALLLTAIIAAAMSTINSLLHMMATSFARDVIKKDSLTLTRALVVLFALIPLIIAVNPPDVIVAIVGVSFSVITATFLVPLLAALYFNSKPRSVVLSMIAALITSVVWYMLFYRIYWIYPVVPGLVASAVVFALSEKI
- a CDS encoding phenylacetate--CoA ligase family protein; protein product: MIEDVYKEARRGVYMRRREIEKMKNKRFRAIVRYAFWRSPLYRKKFKEAKVDVDKIRTVEDIAKLPFTTKQELRESYPLKAAAVPKEEIVRIQMSGGTTGQPVIIPYTRKDVEQWKEMMLRAFYLAGITSEDIIQITPAFGLWNGGFGFHFAADAINAFVIPIGPGNTRNQVRFMKDFGTTVLCATASYPLRIAEVANEMGIDVAELPVRKLILGAEPWSDEMRREIERIFDARTYDIPGLTEMGGVGTVGFECPERSGLHMWEDQYVVEIVDPETGEVLEEGEEGEVVYTSLNREAMPLIRYRSGEVSEALGVGCECGIEHMKIKRIRGRVDDMVIYKGAKFYPSDIERILANYGILHYKIEVGNGKIRVIYESEKDFSGEILKDIREFLGFQPEVVRVDVGKIERFEGKAKRLVRV